The following proteins come from a genomic window of Pocillopora verrucosa isolate sample1 chromosome 6, ASM3666991v2, whole genome shotgun sequence:
- the LOC131792668 gene encoding uncharacterized protein yields MIFTMRGKISIFSIFILGLTTFLMYASYEVKFGQEISQPTHNNSRMDEIVCRKVVPQATATEKPTNNSSPKPFVYLTQTEQCLPSNFASSSEIGDPETCNCDVIVLSFRTKCQVQKSPHITYLFYPNIGWGTGRNVLYFAAITRSPKYHYYIFMDDDVILHFHSIAPPQMKRLPPFRVFEQWLLDYEPAVGIVNYQWHHRGIWTNDLRKKICNKRDSPLVLPILWFDALFNAFHYKSIEHLFPYRTQYESKTWWSSQIYMFSAVELIFRGQALMFAPVTAGNPKHRPYPRSLEDENTRWRDYIDTIRQEAPLIYRNQTLFEDLRQNLEGYVNNSTTYCMNVTRHQHIKPYAHFDFQTEM; encoded by the exons ATGATCTTTACAATGAGAGGTAAAATTAgcattttttcgatttttatccTTGGTTTGACCACCTTCCTCATGTACGCCTCATACGAAGTGAAGTTTGGACAAGAAATTAGCCAGCCCACTCACAACAACAGCAGAATGG ATGAGATCGTCTGTCGAAAGGTTGTTCCTCAAGCTACAGCCACAGAAAAACCCACAAATAATTCATCGCCAAAACCTTTCGTTTATCTCACTCAAACAGAACAATGCCTTCCTTCAAACTTTGCCTCTTCTTCCGAGATCGGCGACCCCGAGACATGTAACTGTGATGTCATAGTGCTAAGCTTTCGTACCAAATGTCAAGTGCAAAAGTCGCCTCACATCACTTATCTGTTCTATCCCAATATTGGATGGGGAACGGGACGAAATGTGCTGTATTTTGCTGCCATAACGAGATCTCCAAAATAccattattacatttttatggATGATGATGTGATTCTGCATTTCCATTCAATTGCTCCTCCACAAATGAAGAGGCTTCCGCCGTTTAGAGTCTTCGAACAATGGCTCCTAGATTACGAGCCAGCGGTTGGCATTGTGAATTACCAATGGCATCATCGGGGCATCTGGACCAATGACCTACGAAAGAAAATATGTAACAAGAGGGACAGTCCCCTTGTGTTACCTATACTATGGTTCGATGCTCTTTTCAATGCATTTCATTACAAATCTATTGAGCATCTCTTCCCTTATCGTACGCAGTATGAAAGCAAAACCTGGTGGTCATCGCAAATCTACATGTTTTCTGCTGTGGAACTGATATTTCGAGGTCAGGCATTGATGTTTGCGCCTGTTACTGCGGGAAATCCAAAACATCGTCCATATCCAAGGTCTTTAGAGGACGAAAACACAAGGTGGAGAGATTACATCGATACGATTCGACAGGAAGCTCCTTTGATTTACAGAAATCAGACTTTATTCGAAGATTTAAGGCAGAATCTTGAGGGTTATGTCAACAACTCGACAACGTATTGCATGAATGTAACACGGCATCAACACATTAAACCATAcgctcattttgattttcagacAGAGATGTAG